TTGACCGCCGGCGCCATCTTCTTGGTCACCGTGCCGGAAACGACCATGAGATCGGCCTGGCGGGGGGAAAACCGCAACGCCTCGGCCCCGAATCGCGCCAGGTCGTAGCGGGGCCCGACGGTCGCCATCAGCTCGATGGCGCAGCAGGCGAGCCCCATGGGCATCGGCCAGAGGGAGTTCTTTCGGCCCCACGCCACGAAGTCGGCGATCCGGGTCGTGTAGGCGGAAACCTCCGCGCCGTCCTTTTCCTCGGGCCTCCGGTGGAGGATGAGAAGTGAGTCCTTCGTCTCCACGACAACCTCCGGCCCCGACCCCGCCGCTCCGGCCCCCTTCAACGGATGTTAGCACAGCGCGCGGTGTCATCCCTGACGTGGCGGCACGGAGGGCGGCTCCTCCCACGGTCCTTCGTCGTCCACCGGACGCCGCCCCACGAGCCCGGCCTCCGGCTCGTGCCAGAACGCCACGGAGGGCTCGGCGATCCACCAGCAGAGGAACACGGGTCGTCCGTTCCTGAGCGCAGGAAAGTCGAGCAACCCCGCGCGGGGGTCCTTGATACGGACCCCGGCGGCCTCGATCCGGCCGACCGCGGCGAGGAAACCCCCGACGAGCGAGAAGTAGCCGCGCGCCACGGGCTCGTCCGGTCCTCCGGCTCCCGCGCGCGCGCCATCCATCTCCCGGATCAACCGGCACATGAGCCGCGCGACCGGGAGGAGCGATCCCGCGCACTCGCGGGCCGATCGCGGCGTGAAGATCTTCGTGCTCACCTGGCCGCGCTCCCTGAGGCGTGGGACCGCGACACGCTAGACGCCCCCCGTCCCTCCCGTCAACACCGGCGCCGATCCGCGTTGTCGGGAGGGGACCCGCCCGGTCGCTTGACGCCCTCGGGGAGGCTCCGGTACATTGGACCGCTCGGAAAACTACTGTCAGGAGAGGACTTCGGCCCGAGGTCGATCGCGGCGGGCGCTCCCGGGACCACGCGTCCCGAGCGATGTCGAGCGGCCCCGGCGGGCGTCGAGCCGCATCGCAGCCAGCGGGGCCACGGGAACCGTCACATGACGAACGAACCCGGATACGACGTCACGATCATCGGGAGCGGGCCGGGCGGCTACGTCGCCGCGATCCGGGCCGCTCAGCTGGGTCTCAGGACGGCGGTGGTGGAGAAGGACGCGCTGCCGGGAGGAACCTGCCTGCACTGGGGGTGCATCCCCACGAAGGCGCTCCTCCACACCGCGGAGATCCTCGACGCCGCGCGCCACGCGGGCGCGTTCGGGGTGAAGGTCGCCGGGATCGAGCTGGACCTCGCCGCGGCGCAGCGCTACAAGGACAAGACCGTCACGGTGAACGCGAAGGGGGTCGAGTACCTGTTCAAGAAGAACGGCGTCACGATGCTCCGTGGACGCGGGCGCCTCGCGGGGCCGGGTCGCGTCGAGGTGCGGCCCGCCGCGGGCCCGCCGTCCGTGATCGCGACCCGCTTCGTCGTGCTGGCGACCGGCTCCGCGATCCGCGGCCTGCCGGGGATCGAGTTCGACGGCGAGAGGGTCCTCCACTCCGATCACGCGCTGGGAATGACCCGGGTGCCCGGATCGCTCGCGGTGCTCGGGGCGGGAGCCGTCGGCGTGGAGTTCGCGTCCATCTACGCCAGCTTCGGCGCGAAGGTCACGGTCGTCGAGATCCTCCCGCGCCTCGTCCCCGTGGAGGACGCCTCGCTCGGCGAGGAGCTCGAGAAGGCGTTCGTGAAGCGCGGCATCGAGGTGCACGTCGGAACCCAGGTCGAGCGGGTCGAGCGGCGGGACGCCGGGCTCAGGATCCACGCTTCGAAGGGAGAGGCCCCGGTCGTGATCGACGCGGAGGCGCTCCTGGTCGCGGTCGGTCGCCGCCCGGTCACCGAGGACCTGGGGCTCGAGGGGACCGGCGTCCGGGTGCATCGAGGCTTCGTCGAGGTGGACTCGATGATGCGGACCGGCGAGCCGGGCGTCTATGCCATCGGCGACATCGTCCCCACGCAGGCCCTGGCCCACGTCGCGTCGCACGAGGGCATCGTGGCGGTGGAGCATGCGGCCGGCCGGAATCCGCGCCCCGTGAACTACGACAAGATCCCGTCGTGCACCTACTGTCAGCCCGAGGTCGCGTCCGTGGGCCTGTCGGAGGAAGAGGCCCGGAAGCGCGGCCACGACGTGGCCGTCGGGACGTTTCCGTTCTCGGCGATCGGCAAGGCCAAGATCCTCGGGGACACTCGCGGCTTCATCAAGATCGTCGCCGAGAGGCGATACGACGAGGTGCTCGGCGTGCACATCATCGGGCCCCACGCGACCGAGCTCATCGCGGAGGCGTCATCGGCCCTCCACCTCGAGGCGACGGCCGAGTCGCTGTTCCATGCCGTGCACGCCCACCCGACGCTGGCCGAGGCGATGGGGGAAGCCGCGCTTGCGGTTCACGGCCGGGCCATCCACATCTGACCCGGGATCAAGAGGAGGCACCGAAATGCGCGTCGACGTCGTCATGCCCCAGATGGGCGAATCGATCACCGAGGGGACCATCACCCGCTGGATGAAGAAGCCGGGAGACGCCGTCCGGCGCGACGAGCCGATCTTCGAGATCTCCACCGACAAGGTGGACGCCGAGATCCCGTCCCCGGCCGCGGGAACGCTGGCCGAGGTGCGCCACCAGGAGGGAGAGACGGTCGCGGTCAACGAGGTCGTCGCCGTGATCGAGACGGAGGCGGGCGCGGTCGTCCCGACGAAGGCGCCCGAGCCGGCCGCCGTGCACCCGCCGCCGATCGCAGAGCGACCCGCGTCCCCCGCTCCCGCGACGCCTCCCCCCCCTTCCGTGCCCGCCCCGGCCGGCGCCCCGCGCCCCTTCGTCTCGCCGGTGGTCCGCAGGATCGCCGAGGAGCAAGGGGTGGACCCGTCCCGGGTCCGCGGCACCGGGAGCGGCGGCCGCGTGACCAAGAAGGACATCGTCGACTTCGTCGCCTCGTCGGGCGGGGGTGCCGAGGAGGCGCCGGCCCCGCCGAGTGCGGCCGTCGGGCCCGCGGGACCCCCGTTCGCTCCGGGATCCCGCGAGCGCCGCGTCGCGATGACCCCCATGCGCAAGCGGATCGCGGAGCACATGGTGGAGTCCAAGCGGACGTCGGCCCACGTCCACACGGTGTTCGAGGCGGACGTGAGCCGCGTCGTGAGGCTTCGCGAAGCCCACGCCGGACGGTACTCGGAGCGCCACGACGTGCGCCTCACCTACATGCCGTTCTTCATCAAGGCCGCTTGCGACGCCCTCCGGGCCTTCCCGATCCTGAACGCTTCGGTGGAGGCCGACGAGATCGTCTACCACAAGGACCTCAACGTGGGGCTCGCGGTCGCGCTGGAGTGGGGGCTCATCGTCCCGGTGATCCGCAACGCCGACGAGCTCTCGATCGCCGGGCTGGCGCGGAAGGTGAACGACCTGGCGGACCGCGCGCGGAGCAAGAAGCTCAACCCCGACGAGGTCCATGGCGGGACGTTCACGGTCACGAACTTCGGGATGTTCGGCGGACTGTTCGGCCTCCCGATCATCAACCAGCCCCAGGTGGCGATCCTCGGGACGGGCGGGATCGAGAAGCGACCGGTGGTCGTGGACGACGCGATCGCGATCCGCTCGATGATCTACCTCGCGCTCTCGTTCGACCATCGCGTGGTGGACGGCGCGGTCGCCGACCAGTTCCTGCGGTCGATCAAGCGATCGCTCGAGGCCTTCGACGAGTCGCTGCTCTAGCGCGCCCAGGCGCGGCGCTTTCCCCATCGCCGGGTGACCCCGACGTGACGAGCCAGGAGGTCCTTCTCGCGAGGTGGCTCGGGTCCGTGCCGTACGCCGAGGCGGTCGCGCTGCAGGAAGCGCTGGTCGACACGCGGCGGCGGGGCGAGGCGCCCGACACGCTGCTCCTCCTGGAGCACCCGCCGGTCATCACCCTGGGCCGCTCGGCGCACCGCGGGAACGTCCTGGCGGACGACGTCCGGCTCGAGGAGCTGGGCATCGAGATCCACGAGAGCGGCCGCGGCGGCGACGTCACGTACCACGGCCCCGGACAGCTCGTGGGCTACCCGATCCTCGCCCTCGTCGAGGGGCGACGGGACGCCCACGCCTACCTCCGCGACCTCGAGGAGGCCCTGATCCTGACCGCCGCGGATTTCGGCGTCCGCGGCAGGAGGATTCCGGGGCTGACCGGCGTCTGGGTCGGCGACCGGAAGCTGGCAGCGATCGGGGTGAGGATCGGGGCCGGGTGGATCACCTCCCACGGCTTCGCGCTCAACGTGGCGGGGGATCTCTCGGGGTTCGAGACCATCGTTCCCTGCGGCCTCGAGGGGCGACGGGTCACCTCCCTCGCGGAAACCACCGGTGGGCGTCCGGCGATTCCGGCGGTCGCGGCGGCGGCCGCCGCCCGCGTCGCGCAGGTGCTGGGTTACTCCGCCGTCTCCTCCCGTTCCCGGTCCGAGCGATTGGCGATCCCCGAGGGGGACAAGCTATCCTCGTGATCCGTCCCGCCGCCGCCGGGCCCGGGACGGAGCGAGGGATTCCATGGACGCGAGGAGGGAGGGGCCGCGGCCCCCTTGGCTGAAGATCCGGCTCAGGACGGACGAGGAGTTCCGCCGCGTTCGCTCGATGGTCGGCGAGCTGCGCCTCAACACGGTCTGCACGGAAGCCCGCTGCCCGAACATCTACGAGTGCTGGAACGCCGGTACCGCCACGTTCATGATCCTGGGCGACACCTGCACGCGATCCTGCGGC
This sequence is a window from Terriglobia bacterium. Protein-coding genes within it:
- the nuoB gene encoding NADH-quinone oxidoreductase subunit NuoB, with translation MLHRRPEEKDGAEVSAYTTRIADFVAWGRKNSLWPMPMGLACCAIELMATVGPRYDLARFGAEALRFSPRQADLMVVSGTVTKKMAPAVKKIYDQMPEPRWVIAMGACASTGGMYRSYSVVQGVDEILPVDVYISGCPPRPEGLIEAVLEIQRKISRGEKSASELAAPAA
- a CDS encoding DUF2203 domain-containing protein, producing MCRLIREMDGARAGAGGPDEPVARGYFSLVGGFLAAVGRIEAAGVRIKDPRAGLLDFPALRNGRPVFLCWWIAEPSVAFWHEPEAGLVGRRPVDDEGPWEEPPSVPPRQG
- the lpdA gene encoding dihydrolipoyl dehydrogenase, producing MTNEPGYDVTIIGSGPGGYVAAIRAAQLGLRTAVVEKDALPGGTCLHWGCIPTKALLHTAEILDAARHAGAFGVKVAGIELDLAAAQRYKDKTVTVNAKGVEYLFKKNGVTMLRGRGRLAGPGRVEVRPAAGPPSVIATRFVVLATGSAIRGLPGIEFDGERVLHSDHALGMTRVPGSLAVLGAGAVGVEFASIYASFGAKVTVVEILPRLVPVEDASLGEELEKAFVKRGIEVHVGTQVERVERRDAGLRIHASKGEAPVVIDAEALLVAVGRRPVTEDLGLEGTGVRVHRGFVEVDSMMRTGEPGVYAIGDIVPTQALAHVASHEGIVAVEHAAGRNPRPVNYDKIPSCTYCQPEVASVGLSEEEARKRGHDVAVGTFPFSAIGKAKILGDTRGFIKIVAERRYDEVLGVHIIGPHATELIAEASSALHLEATAESLFHAVHAHPTLAEAMGEAALAVHGRAIHI
- the sucB gene encoding dihydrolipoyllysine-residue succinyltransferase, translated to MPCTPTRRWPRRWGKPRLRFTAGPSTSDPGSRGGTEMRVDVVMPQMGESITEGTITRWMKKPGDAVRRDEPIFEISTDKVDAEIPSPAAGTLAEVRHQEGETVAVNEVVAVIETEAGAVVPTKAPEPAAVHPPPIAERPASPAPATPPPPSVPAPAGAPRPFVSPVVRRIAEEQGVDPSRVRGTGSGGRVTKKDIVDFVASSGGGAEEAPAPPSAAVGPAGPPFAPGSRERRVAMTPMRKRIAEHMVESKRTSAHVHTVFEADVSRVVRLREAHAGRYSERHDVRLTYMPFFIKAACDALRAFPILNASVEADEIVYHKDLNVGLAVALEWGLIVPVIRNADELSIAGLARKVNDLADRARSKKLNPDEVHGGTFTVTNFGMFGGLFGLPIINQPQVAILGTGGIEKRPVVVDDAIAIRSMIYLALSFDHRVVDGAVADQFLRSIKRSLEAFDESLL
- the lipB gene encoding lipoyl(octanoyl) transferase LipB, with the translated sequence MTSQEVLLARWLGSVPYAEAVALQEALVDTRRRGEAPDTLLLLEHPPVITLGRSAHRGNVLADDVRLEELGIEIHESGRGGDVTYHGPGQLVGYPILALVEGRRDAHAYLRDLEEALILTAADFGVRGRRIPGLTGVWVGDRKLAAIGVRIGAGWITSHGFALNVAGDLSGFETIVPCGLEGRRVTSLAETTGGRPAIPAVAAAAAARVAQVLGYSAVSSRSRSERLAIPEGDKLSS